The genomic interval GCCGCTAACGTTAGCGGCTTTTTTTGATACATCATTACATATTTGGGTAGTTTGGGCCACCACCGCCTTCTGGCGTAACCCACGTGATGTTTTGTGAGGGGTCTTTGATATCACAAGTTTTACAGTGCACACAGTTTTGTGAGTTGATTACAAATTTTGCGCCGCTGTCACTTTGTACCACTTCATATACCCCTGCTGGGCAATAACGCTGTGCTGGCTCAGCAAAGATTTTGAGGTTACGCTTAATTGGCACCTCTGGATCGGTTAATTTTAGGTGACAAGGTTGATCTTCAGCATGGTTGGTATTGGAGATAAACACAGAAGATAATTTATCAAAGGTCAGCTTACCATCGGGCTTTGGATACTCAGGGATATAAGCGTGGTCTGCGCGCTCAAGCACATCGTAGTCTGGCATTCTGTCACGAATAGTCAGTGGCATTTTACCCTTAAATATATTTTGCTCTAGGAAGTTGAACGCACCGCCCATCCAGATACCCATGCGGTGCATCGCATTTGCGAAGTTACGCGCTTGGTACATGTCATTGTAGAGCCAGGAGGCTTTGAATTTTTGTTCATAGGTTGGTACTTCGTCATGTTGACGACCGGCAGCAATCGCTTCATACACGGCTTCAGCGGCTAACATACCTGATTTGATGGCGGTATGAGTCCCTTTGATTTTTGCTGGGTTTAGGAAACCTGCATCGTCACCTACTAATACACCACCGGCAAAATACAGTTTTGGTAATGAGTTTAAACCGCCTTTGGTCAAGGCACGCGCACCGTAAGATAAGCGTTTACCGCCTTCTAAAATATTGCGAATGAGCGGGTGGGTTTTTAGACGTTGTAACTCATCAAATGGCGATAGGTAAGGGTTGTGATAAGACAAGTCAATCACCATACCAAATGACACTTGGTTGTTTTCATCAAAGTATAACCACCAACCACCGTTACTATGCGTCTCGTTAAGCGGCCAACCTGAACCATGCAGCACCATGCCTTCTTGGTGTTTGGCAGGGTCAATTTCCCAAAGCTCTTTTAAGCCAATCCCGTAGTGCTGTGGGTCTTTGCCTTCTGATAGGTTAAAACGGCTAATTAAGCGTTTACCTAAGTGACCACGGCAACCTTCAGCAAAAATGGTGTATTTTGCCAGTAGCTCATAGCCTGGCTCATAGCCTGATTTTGGTTGACCTTCGGCATTAACGCCCATGTCACCCGTCAATACACCACGAACAGAACCATCTTCGTTGTAAAGAATTTCAGAAGCAGAAAAACCTGGGAACATCATCACTTCAAGCTCTTCGGCTTGGGTGGCTAACCAACGTACAAGGTTACCCAATGAGATAATATAGTTGCCATGGTTGTGCATCAAGCTTGGGACGATTTTTTCTGGCAATTCGCGGTATTTGGTCTCATTTTTGAGCATGTAGACGCGGTCACCTTTGGTTTGCACGCGAACGGGCGCACCTTTTTCTTTCCAATCAGGAATCAGTTCAGTCAGTGCATTAGGCTCCATAACCGCACCTGATAAGATATGGGCACCAAATTCTGACCCTTTTTCAACGATACACACGCTAAAATCAGGATTGCCAGCAGCAATGGCAAGTTGACGTAGACGAATTGCCGCAGATAGACCTGAAGGTCCGCCACCCACGATAACTACGTCAAACTCCATTTGCTCGCGTTCGATGTCTTGCATACAAACTCCTTAGAAAAATAAAATTCAGTGATGACAACTTGCTTAACCTTGCGCGCATTGGGTTAAACAATGCGGTTCTTCAGCTTATATCTGACAGACTGTCAACATAAGTTACATCACGATGATTTTTGCAAGGCTAGTGATTGGGAAGGTTAGCCTTTGATTATCAGTTCATCAAATAATTGCTGGCACAGGCTGGCAATGTTATCAATGGTTTTCTTGATTTTAACATATAATGAATCGTTATATGAATTCAGAAAAAATACTACTTAGTATAATAGATTAACCGTTTAACCACCTAATATTTTTGCAGCAGAAAATGACTGCCGGGCTTAATTTATCGCATCCAATCTGACTTGTCTTATGCTATCTGTCACCTTTATATACAATAAATCGACACAGGTACTAACAGCGACTATTTGAAACCCAGCGTTGAATTGACTACTATGTACCACAAAGTGATGTCAACACAGCGCATCATGGCATTCATAAACCCATACAATACGCTAAATCCTAATCTAAATAAAAACTACCATAATATGAGCCAGAAAATGACTAATACTGATACTGTAGCGTCTAAACCCAGCTTTGATATTAATTTTGATACTAGCTTTGATATAGGCGAGCTAAGCCAACAAATCGAGCAATCGGTCACTTCGCAAGCGGTAGCAGCCGCAAATCATCCGACACGCCAGATTCCACCGCTTGAAAAATGGCAACCCAAACTCAGCGGTACGATGGATATGGTGGTCAAAGCCAATGGCGAGTGGTGGCATGAAGGCAGTCAAATCACTCGTCCACTACTCATTGATCTGTTTGCCAAAGTGTTGTGGTCAGAGGTTGATGATAATCACCACGTTGAGTATTTTTTAAAAACCCCTGTGGAAAAATGGCAAATCCAAGTAGAAGACGCGCCACTGCTAGTGAATCAAGTGGGCGTCATTAACGAGCAATTTGGCGACACTAGCAGACCTGTGTTGCAGTTCACCACCACGCAAGGCGATGTGGTGATTGCTGATGAGCAGCATCCGATTCGTTTGGGTCTGCCATTTACCCATGCTACCCAGCAAGATGCTGGCTTACGGCAAAAACAAGCCAGCCAGCCTTATTTATTGGTTCGGCAAAATGGTGACTCAGCGCTATACGGACTCATTCATCGCAATGTGTTTTACCATTTGATTGAACTGGGTGAGTTGGTAGAGGGCGAAGAGGGTACGTCATTGATTTTGCACAGTGGTGATAGCACTTTTACCTTGACGATGACCGCCTAAGTAGCCGCTTTAGTCAAATTTTGGTAGTTGTGAACCAGCGAAGTGACGAATTTGCTATCAAATTCAGCAACTGCATTTTTTTGTAGTGAGCGTCTAAAAATTGGTATAAGATAGTGGTCTATTTTATGGGTAGGCGATTATTTTGCGGTTTAAAATAGCAACACCCTGCGAGTTGGACTGATTAGGCTATGGTAGAGTTAGCAAGCGCGCCGATAGGCGTATTTGATTCTGGGTTGGGCGGATTGTCGGTATTGACCCATTTGCAGCGACGCTTGCCATTTGAACGTTATATCTATCTCGCCGATACCCTGCACGTACCCTATGGCTCACGCAGTGAAGCAGAGATTCGTGAACTTACCTTGCAGGCTGTTGACTGGCTACATTCGCAAGGCTGTAAACTTATTGTGATAGCTTGCAATAGTGCCTCTGCGCATGGATTACAGGCGGCAAGGCGGCAGTATCCTCAAGTGCCGATTGTCGGCTTAGTCCCTGCATTAAAACCTGCGGTGATGCAATCGGTCACCAAGCAAGTCGCGGTATTAGCAACCCCAGCGACCTTACACGGGTATTTACTCAATGAAGTCATTGAACAAGTCGCCAAACCGCAGCAAGTGACTGTCCACAAATATAGCTTTAACAGCCTAGTGCCTTGGGTAGAATTAGGTATGCCAAGCAATCACCTAGCCGTGACTGATTTAGATCACTTGCTAAGTGAGTTACACGCTAAAAAAGTCGACCAACTGGTACTGGGCTGTACCCATTTTCCTTTTTTTAAAGCCTATTTGGCACAGCGTATCGACGAGCTGGTGACCCACCAAGCTATGGGGCAAGTGGCATTGATTGATTCGGGGGATGCCATCGCCAAACGGGT from Moraxella osloensis carries:
- a CDS encoding electron transfer flavoprotein-ubiquinone oxidoreductase translates to MQDIEREQMEFDVVIVGGGPSGLSAAIRLRQLAIAAGNPDFSVCIVEKGSEFGAHILSGAVMEPNALTELIPDWKEKGAPVRVQTKGDRVYMLKNETKYRELPEKIVPSLMHNHGNYIISLGNLVRWLATQAEELEVMMFPGFSASEILYNEDGSVRGVLTGDMGVNAEGQPKSGYEPGYELLAKYTIFAEGCRGHLGKRLISRFNLSEGKDPQHYGIGLKELWEIDPAKHQEGMVLHGSGWPLNETHSNGGWWLYFDENNQVSFGMVIDLSYHNPYLSPFDELQRLKTHPLIRNILEGGKRLSYGARALTKGGLNSLPKLYFAGGVLVGDDAGFLNPAKIKGTHTAIKSGMLAAEAVYEAIAAGRQHDEVPTYEQKFKASWLYNDMYQARNFANAMHRMGIWMGGAFNFLEQNIFKGKMPLTIRDRMPDYDVLERADHAYIPEYPKPDGKLTFDKLSSVFISNTNHAEDQPCHLKLTDPEVPIKRNLKIFAEPAQRYCPAGVYEVVQSDSGAKFVINSQNCVHCKTCDIKDPSQNITWVTPEGGGGPNYPNM
- a CDS encoding DUF1285 domain-containing protein, whose translation is MTNTDTVASKPSFDINFDTSFDIGELSQQIEQSVTSQAVAAANHPTRQIPPLEKWQPKLSGTMDMVVKANGEWWHEGSQITRPLLIDLFAKVLWSEVDDNHHVEYFLKTPVEKWQIQVEDAPLLVNQVGVINEQFGDTSRPVLQFTTTQGDVVIADEQHPIRLGLPFTHATQQDAGLRQKQASQPYLLVRQNGDSALYGLIHRNVFYHLIELGELVEGEEGTSLILHSGDSTFTLTMTA
- the murI gene encoding glutamate racemase; its protein translation is MVELASAPIGVFDSGLGGLSVLTHLQRRLPFERYIYLADTLHVPYGSRSEAEIRELTLQAVDWLHSQGCKLIVIACNSASAHGLQAARRQYPQVPIVGLVPALKPAVMQSVTKQVAVLATPATLHGYLLNEVIEQVAKPQQVTVHKYSFNSLVPWVELGMPSNHLAVTDLDHLLSELHAKKVDQLVLGCTHFPFFKAYLAQRIDELVTHQAMGQVALIDSGDAIAKRVYDLLERANQLASHKERPRLQFYATANLPTTEQAATRLLQRFLPELGIDFFTLCVTQHRAVN